A single genomic interval of Spinacia oleracea cultivar Varoflay chromosome 6, BTI_SOV_V1, whole genome shotgun sequence harbors:
- the LOC130463171 gene encoding uncharacterized protein, whose product MRAMLLWTINDFPAYANLSVWSTKGDLACPNCHLDTQSHYLKHGHKYFYMEHRRWLPEDHKWRLNKRSFGGKVQRSPPPNHLTGHDVMEQLTGYSNVEFGKEVNGKRKRGTILDLTGKNKDSLNARLDLADMKMHDKLRAKSLGNNKWAMRTFKSFVRNKAHPEASIANGYIEMECLTFCSRYMSKIETIFNRPDRNKDISHSQPYNLSIFSRMGKPLGKTSLRQMTVEKRREAQLYALFNCDEARPFLTEYENEPISQKIDLCKWFENRWLTINDIYIKKLWKEEDPRVIEELLCLARGPMKKVVPFDGYVINGFRFHTRKRQRNRKTQNSGVVVKGDEESGQKDFYGILEEVVVLEYDALKNRSSPKIVLFKYKWFDVFDERGIKKCNLGAVLINVHRRLKTNESFALASQIEQVFYVACHNEPQWRFVIKANPRNFFDFPIDEDSQEMEPLWEHAQSHVPNYEDKQDGDIPLVRNDVEFEVVDAHIVDDNRMNEIDGEHEENEDDEESEDEFFDTESILQDFDNDLDDEGYESDNSTDSPTSE is encoded by the exons ATGCGGGCAATGTTGTTGTGGACTATTAATGACTTTCCAGCTTATGCTAATTTGTCCGTTTGGAGCACTAAAGGGGATCTTGCATGCCCTAATTGTCATTTAGATACACAATCTCATTATTTGAAGCATGGACACAAGTATTTCTATATGGAACATCGAAGGTGGCTACCAGAAGATCATAAATGGAGGCTTAATAAGAGGTCGTTTGGTGGGAAAGTGCAAAGGAGTCCTCCTCCCAATCATCTAACAGGGCATGATGTGATGGAGCAATTAACCGGATACTCAAATGTAGAGTTTGGAAAAGAGGTTAATGGAAAACGTAAGAGAG GAACAATTCTTGATTTAACGGGAAAGAATAAGGACTCTCTGAATGCTCGATTGGACTTAGCAGACATGAAAATGCATGACAAGTTACGTGCAAAGTCACTTGGGAATAATAAATG GGCAATGCGAACATTTAAGTCATTTGTGCGGAACAAAGCTCACCCGGAAGCTTCAATTGCTAACGGGTACATTGAAATGGAATGTCTGACATTTTGCTCGAGATATATGTCTAAGATTGAGACGATATTCAATCGCCCTGATCGAAATAAAGACATTAGCCATTCTCAACCGTATAACTTGTCCATCTTCTCTAGAATGGGCAAGCCTTTGGGGAAGACTAGTCTAAGACAAATGACTGTTGAAAAGAGACGAGAAGCTCAACTTTATGCATTGTTTAACTGTGATGAAGCACGACCTTTCTTGAC TGAGTATGAAAACGAGCCGATCTCTCAAAAAATTGACCTTTGCAAGTGGTTTGAAAATAGA tgGTTAACTATTAATGACATATATATTAAAAAGCTTTGGAAAGAAGAGGATcctagagttatcgaagagtTGTTATGTTTAGCTCGTGGACCGATGAAAAAAGTTGTCCCTTTTGATGGATATGTCATTAATGGATTTAGATTTCACACCAGAAAACGACAAAGAAATCGAAAAACTCAAAATAGTGGTGTAGTTGTGAAAGGAGACGAGGAAAGCGGACAAAAGGATTTCTATGGGATTTTAGAGGAGGTTGTTGTGCTAGAGTATGATGCCTTAAAGAATCGAAGTAGTCCCAAAATTGTGTTGTTTAAGTATAAGTGGTTTGATGTGTTCGATGAGAGAGGGATCAAAAAATGTAATTTAGGAGCAGTGCTTATCAATGTTCATCGGAGGTTGAAAACCAATGAGTCATTTGCATTAGCTTCTCAAATTGAGCAAGTGTTCTATGTAGCTTGTCATAATGAACCACAATGGAGATTTGTTATTAAAGCTAATCCACGAAACTTTTTCGATTTCCCTATTGACGAAGATTCTCAAGAAATGGAACCATTATGGGAACATGCACAATCACATGTACCCAACTATGAAGATAAGCAAGATGGAGATATCCCTTTAGTGAGAAATGATGTTGAATTTGAGGTGGTTGATGCTCATATTGTAGATGATAATCGTATGAATGAAATAGATGGTGAACATGAGGAGAATGAAGATGATGAAGAAAGTGAGGATGAGTTTTTCGATACAGAGTCTATCTTGCAAGATTTTGACAATGATCTTGATGACGAGGGATATGAAAGTGACAACTCTACTGATTCACCAACTAGTGAATGA